A genomic region of Nymphaea colorata isolate Beijing-Zhang1983 chromosome 2, ASM883128v2, whole genome shotgun sequence contains the following coding sequences:
- the LOC126409743 gene encoding uncharacterized protein LOC126409743, with translation MADAAMPKLDDALDTGSHTKGENLPVHVTSIRLNKDNYLSWSAALEIGITSRGRLHYITGEKPAPSKTDSQWPTWALEDSQVKVWIISSVSADIQPLILRKSTAYDMWTVLARMYGRKKRVLRAYQIKRSIYALKQGDLSVASFYAALKTKWEELDYHVNDDWKCGVDHALYWEKEWMDRTFIFLGGLRDEFETIRNQILNCDEIPGIEEVYARIESEEQRRQIMHIDSHQGSSPAAFVSHTSGTGQRPTRRCNHCNKVGHSVDFCWDLHPEKRLVRGRPPPHRHASSVPEPSPGSSNVAKSKLSSDQLRELQAYISRLSTQDDASTSEGAKLAQALVATSDQGLGDGAEDWDWFGY, from the exons ATGGCTGACGCAGCGATGCccaagcttgatgatgccctCGACACGGGCAGCCAtaccaagggtgagaacttgcctgttcatgtcacctccattcggctgaacaaggataactatctctcgtggtctgctgccctagaaatcgggattactagtcgtggtcgcctgcactatatcactggggagaagcctgcaccttctaaaactgattcgcaatggccgacctgggcgttggaggatagtcaggttaaagtatggattattagttcggtttccgcagatattcagcctttgatcttgcgtaaatcgacggcgtatgatatgtggactgttcttgcacgtatgtatggtcgtaagaagcgtgttttacgtgcctatcaaatcaaacgtagcatatatgctcttaaacagggtgatttatctgttgcctccttttatgccgccctgaagaccaaatgggaggaacttgactatcatgtgaatgatgactggaaatgtggtgtagatcatgccctgtattgggaaaaggaatggatggaccgcacctttatcttccttggaggcctgcgtgatgagtttgaaaccattcgaaaccagattcttaactgtgatgagattcctggaatcgaagaggtgtatgcccgtattgagtctgaggagcaacggcgccagattatgcatattgactcccatcaggggagttctccagcagcctttgtgagccatacttcagGGACGGGGCAacgtcctactcgacgatgcaaccattgcaacaaagtgggtcattctgttgatttttgttgggatcttcatcctgagaagcgtctcgtccgaggtcgtcctcctcctcatcgccaTGCTTCTTCTGTGCCAGAGCCTAGCCCGGGGTCGTCtaatgttgccaaatccaagctctcctcagatcaactcagaGAGTTGCAAGCCTACATTAGTCGGttgtctacccaggatgatgcttctacttctgagggggctaagttagcccaggctctggttgctactagtgatcaag gacttggggacggggcagaagattgggattggttcggctattga